Proteins encoded together in one Orrella marina window:
- a CDS encoding ABC transporter ATP-binding protein: protein MSTPDPGQRITPLRETWRQLMTSARSRAPRLRASLIGLALAAIAQGLALACLMPLFQALIPSANWRAALPWLLAMTGLMLASTVIRWWAQGFDYRGDMVRNTHELRSELGAQLRRIPLEVLQDKRAGGVNATLLGNVDETLSYILTIANMMATALLTPLTVALAALWFDWRMGLVLLLVFPLLIPLYRWRRPAYGRGMRMLADAHERTSADILEYAQGLPVLRATCRTGEKAQRLQASLVHLEKIQTIGQKKGAKPNLILATVMELATLLVVLLGTLFVAQGSLDIAVLAALMVIVVRFGEPLATFVLYAKVIDLIEAALGKIDALLAIEPLPQQASPGMPGEFSIDFIGVEFAYAGQPQSILRGFSAQLPARRMSALVGPSGSGKTTVTRLLMRHADPQAGWVPIGGVDIRSLSPEQLNGLISVVFQDVYLFDDTILANIRMARPDASDEEVEAAARAAYCHEFITRLPEGYQTRVGDIGGRLSGGERQRISIARAMLKNAPIVVLDELTAALDTESEVAVQRAIDALVRERTVIVIAHRLSTIAAADQILVIDEGRVVESGQHAELLAANGRYARMWQAQQSVKHWRVGES from the coding sequence ATGAGCACTCCAGATCCCGGCCAACGCATCACGCCCTTGCGCGAGACCTGGCGACAGTTGATGACCAGCGCCCGCAGCCGAGCGCCCAGGCTGCGCGCCAGCCTGATCGGCCTGGCCCTAGCCGCCATCGCGCAGGGGCTGGCGCTGGCCTGCCTGATGCCGCTCTTCCAGGCCCTGATACCGAGCGCCAATTGGCGGGCGGCGCTGCCCTGGCTGCTGGCGATGACGGGGCTGATGCTGGCCAGCACGGTCATCCGCTGGTGGGCGCAGGGCTTCGACTATCGCGGCGATATGGTGCGCAACACGCATGAACTGCGTTCCGAACTCGGTGCGCAACTGCGCCGCATTCCGCTGGAGGTGTTGCAGGACAAGCGCGCCGGTGGGGTCAATGCGACCTTGCTGGGGAACGTGGACGAGACGCTCAGCTACATCCTGACGATCGCCAACATGATGGCCACCGCCCTGCTGACGCCGCTGACGGTGGCATTGGCGGCGCTGTGGTTCGACTGGCGCATGGGGCTCGTCCTGCTACTGGTGTTCCCGCTGCTGATCCCCCTTTACCGCTGGCGGCGCCCGGCCTACGGACGCGGCATGCGCATGCTGGCCGACGCCCACGAGCGCACCAGTGCAGACATCCTCGAATACGCCCAGGGCCTGCCAGTGCTGCGCGCGACCTGCCGCACGGGCGAAAAGGCGCAGCGCCTGCAGGCCAGCCTCGTACACCTGGAGAAAATCCAGACCATCGGCCAGAAGAAAGGCGCCAAGCCGAACCTGATCCTGGCCACGGTGATGGAGCTGGCGACCTTGTTGGTGGTGTTGCTGGGCACGCTTTTCGTTGCGCAGGGCTCGCTGGATATCGCCGTGCTGGCGGCGCTGATGGTGATCGTCGTGCGTTTCGGCGAGCCGTTGGCGACCTTCGTGCTGTATGCCAAGGTGATCGACCTGATCGAGGCGGCGTTGGGCAAGATCGATGCCTTGCTGGCCATCGAGCCTCTGCCGCAGCAGGCGTCGCCCGGCATGCCGGGCGAGTTCTCGATCGACTTCATCGGCGTGGAGTTTGCCTACGCCGGACAGCCGCAGAGCATCTTGAGGGGCTTCAGCGCACAATTGCCCGCCCGCCGGATGAGCGCGCTGGTGGGGCCGTCGGGTTCGGGCAAGACCACGGTGACGCGGCTGCTGATGCGGCACGCCGACCCCCAGGCGGGGTGGGTACCAATCGGCGGCGTGGACATCCGCAGCCTGTCGCCGGAGCAGCTCAATGGCTTGATCTCGGTGGTGTTCCAGGACGTGTACCTGTTCGACGACACCATCCTGGCCAATATCCGCATGGCCCGGCCGGACGCCAGCGACGAGGAAGTGGAAGCGGCTGCCCGTGCCGCCTACTGCCACGAGTTCATCACCCGGCTGCCCGAGGGCTACCAGACGAGGGTGGGCGACATCGGCGGCCGGCTCTCGGGCGGCGAGCGCCAGCGCATCAGCATCGCCCGCGCCATGCTCAAGAACGCGCCCATCGTCGTCCTGGACGAGCTGACCGCGGCGCTGGACACCGAAAGCGAAGTGGCTGTGCAGCGTGCCATAGACGCCCTGGTGCGCGAGCGCACGGTGATCGTAATTGCGCACCGGCTGTCCACCATTGCCGCCGCCGACCAGATTCTGGTGATCGACGAGGGCCGCGTGGTCGAGTCCGGCCAGCATGCCGAGCTGCTGGCCGCTAATGGCCGCTATGCGCGGATGTGGCAAGCCCAGCAGAGCGTCAAGCACTGGCGTGTGGGGGAGTCATGA
- a CDS encoding cation diffusion facilitator family transporter yields the protein MMNSGHAGQLANPMTFSPVHEHVFIGAGQRRNERRIWWVIGLAVNLLSARSLRDEHHHAIHGHDHDHAHGHDNNLQAAYLHVVADALTSALAIAALLLGSVFGWVWADPLMGVVDALVILRWSWSLIREVSLVLLDAQPAHDDKTARIRAQLEDDGVELFDLHIWQIAPGRYAAIVALGATEPQPPSYYKAWPGHLEWLAHLSVEV from the coding sequence ATGATGAATAGCGGGCACGCAGGCCAACTGGCAAACCCGATGACGTTCTCGCCGGTGCACGAGCATGTGTTCATCGGGGCCGGCCAGCGGCGCAATGAGCGCCGGATCTGGTGGGTCATCGGGCTGGCGGTCAATCTGCTCAGCGCCCGGTCGTTGCGCGATGAACATCATCACGCCATCCACGGCCATGACCATGATCACGCGCATGGGCATGACAACAACCTGCAGGCCGCCTATCTGCATGTGGTGGCCGACGCGCTCACGTCGGCGCTGGCCATTGCCGCTCTGCTGTTGGGCAGCGTGTTTGGCTGGGTCTGGGCGGATCCTTTGATGGGCGTCGTGGACGCCCTGGTCATCCTGCGCTGGTCGTGGTCGCTGATACGCGAGGTCAGCCTGGTGTTGCTGGATGCGCAGCCAGCGCATGACGACAAGACTGCCCGGATACGCGCCCAGCTCGAAGACGATGGCGTCGAGCTGTTCGACCTGCACATCTGGCAAATCGCCCCCGGCCGGTACGCCGCCATCGTTGCGCTGGGCGCGACCGAGCCACAGCCCCCGTCCTACTACAAGGCGTGGCCTGGCCATCTGGAATGGCTGGCGCATCTGTCGGTGGAGGTTTAG
- a CDS encoding TonB-dependent receptor has translation MRFQFRALSIALLSIHATSWVHDAFAQSAPLADDEPAVLATVVVSASKRGETLEQLNGSASVADRPALDDAQVTSTLELDRVFPELYSSHSATFLFPIITLRGVTSAQDFYNPALTVYVDGVPQLPIFAAQSLLGVEQVELLKGPQGTLYGKSAQGGVLNIVSRKPGDTPEFAASAGVSSRDGYQLQVEGSGPLVEDLLYGSVSLLGNDVNGDLRSDVIGSDQLGGVRSRAGNVKLRLAPAGNPWEVGLSAGRDCATGDQEAYTLFDDYKSRRAYVLPNLPEAYRDFHQQRCANSVAVNGQYDFGIWRLSAIASSQRVQTERQWPLDAYFPQFSEHWKQNTQELRLSTRSPQQGEAPSRAWGAVFGLYRQEVDLSRGYQFDMVLPSFYRVTDSSSSNRTESLAAYGDVTWHLSPKADITTGLRVARDEARTRFQGNMMGSTFQGQASSDQTTWLGHLAAGYQFSPNWRGYVNVAQGYKPLGYNLAPSSMDDAAGYGRERSISYEAGMRYAGSDVRASIALYRVDSNDVQLYGDGDMGNQTLRNVGDTRSVGVEFNTEWDVTRQWTLSAGGFINDATFRRFEDSSACTGCTHNAVPMAPKYGLTLSVKGNVPLGNTVLRPQLTVRRTGAHYFDSANTLCQGAYTVVDAGLGWQPTRNLELMFYARNLTNQGYRTYGFSYGATGNFAQIAPGRTVGVTATYLY, from the coding sequence ATGCGTTTTCAATTCCGTGCTCTCAGCATTGCGCTGCTTTCCATCCACGCCACGTCATGGGTGCATGACGCCTTCGCACAAAGCGCGCCGCTTGCCGACGATGAACCGGCCGTTCTCGCCACTGTGGTCGTTTCGGCCAGCAAGCGCGGTGAAACCCTGGAACAGCTCAATGGCTCTGCCAGCGTGGCCGACCGTCCGGCGCTGGATGACGCCCAGGTGACTTCGACTCTGGAACTGGATCGCGTTTTCCCTGAGCTGTACTCGTCGCACAGCGCGACGTTCCTGTTCCCTATCATCACGCTACGCGGCGTGACGTCGGCGCAGGATTTCTACAACCCGGCACTGACGGTGTATGTGGATGGCGTGCCTCAGTTACCGATCTTTGCCGCCCAGTCTCTGCTGGGCGTCGAGCAGGTGGAGTTGCTCAAGGGGCCGCAAGGCACGCTGTATGGGAAGAGTGCCCAGGGCGGCGTGCTCAATATCGTCTCTCGCAAGCCGGGCGACACCCCCGAATTCGCTGCCAGCGCCGGGGTGTCGAGCCGAGACGGCTACCAGTTGCAGGTCGAGGGTTCCGGCCCACTGGTCGAGGATCTGCTGTATGGCTCGGTCTCTCTGCTGGGCAATGATGTCAATGGCGACTTGCGCAGCGATGTCATCGGCAGCGATCAATTGGGAGGCGTGCGTTCGCGCGCCGGCAATGTCAAGCTGCGCCTGGCCCCGGCCGGCAATCCATGGGAGGTGGGGCTGAGCGCCGGCCGCGATTGCGCCACGGGCGATCAGGAAGCCTATACGCTGTTCGACGACTACAAGTCCCGCAGGGCCTATGTGCTGCCCAACCTGCCGGAAGCCTACCGTGATTTTCATCAGCAGCGCTGCGCCAACAGCGTCGCCGTCAATGGTCAGTATGACTTCGGCATCTGGCGCTTGAGCGCCATTGCCAGCAGCCAGCGGGTGCAAACAGAACGCCAATGGCCGCTGGACGCGTATTTCCCGCAGTTCTCCGAGCACTGGAAACAGAATACCCAGGAATTGCGCCTGTCGACACGTTCGCCGCAACAGGGCGAGGCACCTTCCCGCGCCTGGGGCGCGGTGTTCGGCCTCTACCGGCAAGAGGTGGACCTGTCGCGCGGCTACCAGTTCGACATGGTGCTTCCCAGTTTCTATCGGGTGACGGATTCTTCTTCCAGCAACCGCACCGAGTCGCTGGCTGCCTATGGCGACGTGACTTGGCACCTGAGCCCCAAGGCCGACATCACCACGGGTCTGCGCGTCGCCCGGGACGAGGCCAGAACCCGCTTCCAGGGCAACATGATGGGCAGTACCTTCCAGGGGCAAGCATCCAGCGACCAGACGACGTGGCTCGGCCACTTGGCCGCAGGCTACCAGTTCAGCCCCAATTGGCGCGGCTACGTCAATGTGGCGCAGGGTTACAAGCCGCTGGGCTACAACCTGGCGCCATCGAGCATGGACGATGCTGCCGGGTATGGCCGCGAACGCTCGATCAGCTACGAGGCGGGCATGCGCTACGCCGGAAGCGACGTGCGCGCCAGCATCGCCCTCTACCGGGTGGACAGCAACGACGTGCAGCTCTACGGCGACGGCGACATGGGCAACCAGACGCTGAGAAACGTGGGCGATACCCGCTCGGTGGGCGTGGAGTTCAACACCGAGTGGGATGTCACCCGCCAATGGACACTCAGCGCGGGAGGCTTCATCAATGACGCGACCTTCCGCCGCTTCGAGGATTCCAGCGCCTGCACCGGCTGCACGCACAACGCTGTGCCGATGGCGCCCAAGTATGGCCTGACGCTGAGCGTCAAGGGCAATGTACCTTTGGGCAACACCGTCTTGCGGCCGCAGTTGACCGTGCGCCGCACGGGGGCGCATTATTTCGACAGCGCCAATACCCTGTGCCAGGGTGCGTACACCGTGGTGGATGCGGGCTTGGGCTGGCAGCCGACCCGCAATCTGGAATTGATGTTCTACGCCCGGAACCTGACGAATCAGGGCTATCGAACCTATGGCTTCTCGTACGGTGCGACAGGCAACTTCGCGCAGATTGCGCCTGGCAGAACAGTAGGCGTAACAGCGACCTACCTGTACTGA